One [Clostridium] saccharolyticum WM1 DNA segment encodes these proteins:
- the rplF gene encoding 50S ribosomal protein L6, with product MSRIGRMPIAVPAGVTVAIAENNKVTVKGPKGTLERVLPSEMTIKEEDGHIVVTRPNDLKKMKSLHGLTRTLVNNMIVGVTNGYEKKLEINGVGYRAQKQGKKLVLSLGYSHPVEMEDPEGIESTMEGQNVIIIKGIDKEKVGQYAAEIRDKRRPEPYKGKGIKYADEVIRRKVGKTGKK from the coding sequence ATGTCACGTATAGGAAGAATGCCTATCGCGGTTCCGGCAGGCGTAACTGTTGCAATCGCAGAAAATAATAAAGTGACTGTAAAAGGTCCTAAGGGAACTCTTGAAAGAGTATTGCCATCTGAGATGACAATCAAAGAAGAAGATGGTCATATCGTTGTTACAAGACCGAATGATTTAAAGAAGATGAAATCCTTACACGGTCTGACAAGAACATTAGTGAACAACATGATCGTTGGTGTTACCAATGGTTATGAGAAAAAGCTGGAAATTAATGGTGTTGGTTACAGAGCACAGAAGCAGGGCAAGAAACTGGTTCTTTCTCTTGGTTACTCCCACCCGGTAGAGATGGAAGATCCGGAAGGCATCGAATCTACCATGGAAGGACAGAACGTCATCATTATTAAAGGTATCGATAAAGAAAAAGTTGGCCAGTACGCTGCTGAAATCAGAGATAAGAGAAGACCTGAACCGTATAAGGGCAAGGGTATCAAGTATGCTGACGAAGTGATCAGACGTAAAGTTGGTAAGACTGGTAAGAAATAA
- the rpsH gene encoding 30S ribosomal protein S8, translating to MTMSDPIADMLTRIRNANTAKHDTVDVPSSKMKLAIADILVKEGYIKKYDVVEDGAFQTIRITLKYGKDKNEKIITGIKRISKPGLRVYANKEELPRVLGGLGTAIISTNQGVITDKEARSLNIGGEVLAFVW from the coding sequence ATGACTATGAGCGATCCAATCGCAGATATGCTTACAAGAATCCGTAATGCAAATACTGCAAAACATGATACAGTAGATGTACCTTCATCTAAGATGAAATTAGCTATTGCTGATATCCTTGTAAAAGAGGGCTACATTAAGAAATATGATGTCGTAGAAGACGGTGCATTCCAGACCATCAGGATCACCTTAAAATACGGTAAAGATAAAAATGAGAAAATCATTACAGGTATTAAGAGAATTTCCAAGCCTGGTTTACGTGTATACGCAAACAAGGAAGAGTTACCCAGAGTACTTGGCGGTTTAGGAACAGCCATCATCTCCACGAACCAGGGCGTTATTACCGATAAGGAAGCACGTTCCTTAAACATCGGCGGAGAAGTACTGGCATTTGTTTGGTAA
- a CDS encoding type Z 30S ribosomal protein S14, translating into MAKTSMKIKQQRPAKFSTREYNRCRICGRPHAYLRKYGICRICFRELAYKGQIPGVKKASW; encoded by the coding sequence ATGGCTAAGACTTCAATGAAGATCAAACAGCAGAGACCTGCTAAGTTCTCCACAAGAGAATACAATCGTTGCAGAATCTGCGGTCGTCCACATGCTTATTTAAGAAAATACGGAATCTGCAGAATCTGCTTCCGTGAATTAGCATACAAGGGCCAGATCCCAGGCGTTAAAAAAGCAAGCTGGTAA
- the rplE gene encoding 50S ribosomal protein L5, with amino-acid sequence MARLKEMYQTEIVEAMIKKFGYKNIMEVPKLDKIVINMGIGEAKENAKILDSAVRDLEIISGQKAVLTKAKKSVANFKIREGMPIGCKVTLRGKRMYEFADRLINLALPRVRDFRGVNPNAFDGRGNYALGIKEQLIFPEIEYDKVDKVRGMDVIFVTTAKTDEEARELLTLFNMPFAK; translated from the coding sequence TTGGCTAGATTAAAAGAGATGTACCAGACAGAGATCGTAGAAGCTATGATCAAGAAATTTGGATATAAGAACATCATGGAAGTGCCGAAATTAGATAAGATCGTCATCAATATGGGTATTGGTGAAGCAAAGGAAAATGCCAAGATTTTAGACTCTGCAGTAAGAGATTTAGAGATCATCTCCGGACAGAAGGCAGTCTTGACAAAAGCTAAAAAATCAGTTGCTAACTTCAAAATCAGAGAAGGTATGCCAATCGGCTGTAAAGTAACTTTACGCGGCAAGAGAATGTATGAATTTGCTGATCGTCTGATCAACCTTGCACTTCCTCGTGTACGTGACTTCAGAGGTGTGAATCCTAACGCATTTGACGGCAGAGGAAACTATGCTCTTGGCATCAAGGAACAGCTTATTTTCCCTGAAATTGAGTACGATAAAGTTGACAAGGTAAGAGGTATGGACGTTATTTTCGTTACTACCGCTAAGACAGACGAAGAAGCCCGTGAACTTTTGACATTATTCAATATGCCATTTGCAAAATAG
- the rplX gene encoding 50S ribosomal protein L24 — MHKIKRDDLVKVIAGKDKDKQGKVLLVDTKNNKVVVEGINMITKHVKPGPGNPQGGIVQKEAALDISNVMLVVDGKVTRVGFEVKDGKKVRVAKTTGKVID, encoded by the coding sequence GTGCATAAAATTAAAAGAGACGACCTGGTAAAGGTTATCGCAGGAAAAGATAAAGACAAACAGGGCAAAGTTCTTCTCGTGGATACGAAGAATAACAAAGTGGTAGTGGAAGGCATCAACATGATCACCAAGCATGTAAAGCCAGGCCCTGGAAATCCACAGGGTGGTATCGTACAGAAGGAAGCCGCACTTGATATCTCCAACGTAATGCTTGTTGTTGACGGAAAAGTGACCAGAGTTGGTTTTGAAGTAAAAGACGGCAAAAAAGTCCGTGTTGCAAAAACAACCGGTAAAGTAATTGACTAA